A window from Cryptomeria japonica chromosome 1, Sugi_1.0, whole genome shotgun sequence encodes these proteins:
- the LOC131064363 gene encoding two-pore potassium channel 5 isoform X1 — protein sequence MNEPLLPAGYVPSPRRRASITESLLRSLPEDEQVDIPVAPSSLPDIFAAGAFKERIIFGNVDDEPPDLLRSPRFATPRIRIPDDGGDLGREEEDISARHVIENIDCRAEPGGREGVYNNTNNILQYSEEILGLNPGKRRSLHRSRTAPAMWNASKVKQSLQRPETDSAASIARQAVIYLILYLSVGVFIYSFNKDKFSGNETNAIVDALYFCIVTMCTIGYGDITPMTTSTKLFSCFFVLVGFGFIDILLGGMVTYVLDKQENLLLHTVEGSRHDLAKTYIVDVKKGRMRIRMKVALALGVVILCIGVGTTVMHFSENLGWTDSFYLSVMSVTTVGYGDHAFKTLPGRLFASIWLLVSTLAVARAFLYFAEARIDKRHRLIAKWVLHRDMTIEDLVAADIDNNGFVSKSEYVIYKLKEMGKVEEKDIVEIVKQFNRLDTDNCGKITLSLLSSH from the exons ATGAACGAGCCTCTGTTACCAGCAGGATACGTTCCGAGCCCGAGGCGCAGGGCTTCTATCACGGAAAGTTTGCTTCGCAGTCTGCCGGAAGATGAGCAGGTAGATATTCCTGTTGCTCCTTCTTCACTGCCTGATATTTTCGCTGCGGGAGCCTTTAAGGAGAGAATCATATTCGGCAACGTTGATGATGAGCCGCCAGATTTGTTAAGAAGCCCGAGGTTTGCAACTCCCAGAATTCGAATCCCCGACGATGGCGGTGACTTAGGCAGGGAAGAAGAGGACATCTCCGCTCGTCATGTTATTGAAAATATTGATTGTAGGGCGGAGCCTGGTGGACGCGAGGGGGTTTATAACAACACTAACAATATATTACAGTATAGTGAGGAAATTTTAGGTTTAAACCCAGGGAAGAGGAGGAGTTTGCATAGGTCGAGGACTGCCCCTGCCATGTGGAATGCATCCAAGGTGAAACAGAGTCTTCAGAGGCCCGAGACAGATTCGGCCGCTTCCATTGCAAGGCAGGCTGTTATTTATCTGATTCTTTATCTTTCTGTGGGTGTTTTCATTTATTCCTTCAACAAGGACAAATTCTCAGGAAATGAGACTAATGCCATTGTCGATGCGTTGTATTTCTGCATAGTGACAATGTGCACCATTGGTTATGGGGACATTACTCCGATGACTACTTCTACGAAGCTCTTTTCGTGTTTTTTTGTGCTGGTGGGATTTGGGTTTATTGACATCTTGTTGGGGGGAATGGTGACATATGTTTTGGACAAGCAGGAGAATCTTTTGCTTCACACTGTGGAGGGCAGCCGCCATGATCTTGCCAAGACATATATTGTGGATGTTAAAAAAGGTAGAATGCGGATTCGGATGAAGGTCGCACTTGCTCTTGGAGTAGTCATTCTGTGCATTGGGGTTGGAACCACGGTGATGCACTTTTCGGAAAATTTAGGGTGGACCGATTCTTTTTACCTTTCGGTGATGTCGGTAACCACAGTTGGGTATGGAGATCACGCTTTCAAGACATTGCCGGGGCGGTTGTTTGCATCTATTTGGCTTCTTGTGAGCACTCTTGCTGTTGCGCGTGCTTTTCTCTACTTTGCAGAGGCGAGGATTGATAAGCGACACCGCTTGATTGCAAAATGGGTGCTGCATAGAGACATGACCATTGAGGATTTAGTGGCCGCTGATATTGACAACAATGGTTTTGTCAG TAAATCAGAGTATGTGATATACAAGCTGAAAGAGATGGGGAAAGTGGAAGAGAAGGATATTGTTGAAATTGTAAAGCAATTCAATCGCTTAGATACTGATAATTGTGGAAAGATCACTTTATCACTTCTAAGCAGTCATTGA